From Pseudomonas sp. G.S.17, the proteins below share one genomic window:
- a CDS encoding ATPase domain-containing protein: protein MITSKAATGIVGLDDILSGGLSRRHVFLLEGEPGTGKTTVALQFLQAGALAGEVCLYITLSETDLELREGATSHGWELGENIVIFELTPPESLLNAENHQSLLYSSDLELGEATRQIFEVVERVKPTRVVIDSLSEIRLLAQSSLRYRRQILSIKHYFARFDATVLLLDDLTTEALDKTVHSVAHGVIRLEELNPNYGAERRRLRVVKYRGQKYRGGFHDFTIMADGIHVFPRLVAAEHRNQYKREVVSSGIAELDSLLGGGIDSGSSTLILGPAGTGKSLISMVFAAAAVARGERVGLFIFDEEMGLLFNRMNKLGIDLAALQETGNLLIEQVDAAELSPGEFAHRVRSCVDRKQIKTVVIDSINGYQAAMPEENALVLHMHELLLYLNRQGASTFMTVAQHVLVGDMRAPVDITYLADSVILLRYFEAMGQVRRAISIIKKRTGTHESTIREYRISSAGLKIGAPLEAFQGVLRGVPHYFGENNPLLPDDEV, encoded by the coding sequence TTGATTACATCAAAAGCAGCAACCGGCATCGTGGGTCTTGACGACATTCTTTCTGGAGGTCTGTCTCGACGTCATGTGTTTCTCCTCGAAGGAGAACCCGGAACAGGTAAAACCACCGTTGCGTTGCAATTTCTTCAGGCCGGAGCGCTCGCCGGGGAAGTCTGCCTGTACATCACGCTATCGGAAACGGACCTTGAGTTGCGCGAAGGCGCGACGTCCCACGGTTGGGAGCTGGGTGAAAACATCGTCATCTTCGAGCTGACGCCACCGGAAAGCCTGCTCAATGCCGAGAATCATCAGAGTCTGCTGTATTCCTCGGACCTGGAACTGGGCGAAGCAACGCGGCAAATTTTCGAAGTGGTCGAACGCGTCAAACCAACCCGGGTGGTTATTGACAGCCTTTCCGAGATTCGCTTGCTGGCGCAAAGCTCGTTGCGCTATCGCCGGCAAATTCTTTCCATCAAACATTACTTTGCGCGCTTTGATGCAACCGTCTTGCTGCTGGATGACCTGACGACCGAAGCCCTGGACAAGACCGTGCACAGCGTTGCTCACGGTGTGATTCGCCTCGAAGAGCTCAACCCCAATTACGGTGCCGAACGTCGTCGTTTGCGCGTCGTGAAATACCGTGGCCAGAAGTACCGGGGCGGTTTCCACGATTTCACGATCATGGCCGACGGTATTCACGTGTTCCCGAGACTGGTCGCGGCTGAACATCGCAATCAATACAAGCGAGAGGTGGTTTCCAGCGGCATCGCCGAGCTGGATTCGCTATTGGGAGGCGGTATCGACAGCGGGTCCAGTACCCTGATCCTCGGCCCGGCCGGCACCGGTAAATCGCTTATCTCCATGGTTTTCGCGGCGGCTGCGGTTGCGCGCGGCGAACGTGTCGGCCTGTTCATCTTCGATGAAGAAATGGGCCTGCTGTTCAACCGCATGAACAAGCTGGGTATTGACCTGGCTGCATTGCAGGAAACCGGCAATCTGCTGATCGAGCAAGTGGACGCGGCGGAACTGTCCCCCGGCGAGTTCGCCCATCGGGTACGCAGTTGCGTGGACAGGAAGCAGATCAAGACCGTTGTCATCGACAGTATCAACGGCTATCAGGCAGCAATGCCTGAAGAGAATGCGTTGGTGCTGCACATGCATGAGCTGTTGCTCTACCTCAACCGCCAAGGTGCATCGACGTTCATGACTGTCGCGCAGCACGTCCTGGTAGGCGACATGCGCGCCCCGGTAGACATCACCTATCTGGCCGACAGCGTGATTCTGCTGCGTTACTTCGAAGCCATGGGTCAGGTTCGCCGCGCAATCTCAATCATCAAAAAACGCACCGGCACTCACGAATCGACCATCCGCGAATATCGCATCAGCAGTGCTGGTCTAAAAATCGGCGCGCCGCTTGAGGCGTTTCAAGGCGTGTTGCGCGGTGTTCCTCACTACTTTGGCGAGAACAATCCGTTGCTGCCGGATGACGAGGTGTGA